CCGCCCGGAACGAGCGCGAGCGCGGACAGCCACCGATTGAAATAGAGCACATGCAACGCAAGACCGGCGATCAGCACGAGCATCGGCCACATTTTGCCGCCCCAATAACGAAAAAATCCCCACTGTCCCAGCAACAAAACGATTCCCGCACCCACGGCGGCCGCTCCAAGGGCCGTCCGCCTGTTTTTCGACATCATCCCGTCGCACCACTCCCTATTCCCGACGCCGTCCGGGCAACCCGTCCTGCCCCCATTTTAGCGGAAAAAGTCGGTTTTGAACAGACGGCGCCCGAGCAGCCCGAGCGCAATCGTCAGCGCGACGACGGCGGGCGGTATCGCTTTCAGACGAAAATCAGAGCCTAAGACTCGCACGACGTGCGGATCCTCGATCAACATGCCGCCGGCTGTATAAGCCAGTACTGCAGCTCCGGCGACGACGAGTACAGGAAACCGGTCCAACAGGCGAACGGCAAGGCCGCCTCCCCATACCGTCAACGGAATACTGAGCGCGACGCCGACCGCCGTCGCAACTGCGCTTCCTTCCGACAACGCCGCGACGGCGAGCGCGTTGTCCAGACTCATGACGAAATCGGCGAAAACGATCGTGCGGACGGCTTCCCGCAAGCGCGGCGCCGCTTCACTCCCCGACCCCCCGAACCGGACCGAGCTGATTCCGCCGCCGTCTTGTGTCGAAAGTTTAACGGCGATCCAGACGAGGCATGCCGCGCCGATCATGCGCACGTAAGGTACCGCAAACAGCCAAGCGGCAAAGACGGTCATCACCAGGCGAAGCGCGACGGCGAAAGCGGTCCCCCACGCGATCGCTTTCCGTCGTTCGTCCGGCGGCAACCCCCGGCCGGCCATCCCGATGACGATCGCGTTGTCGCCGCTCAACACCAGGTTGACCAACAGAATTTCCAGCCACCACGCCCAGTCGCCCATCGGTCCGGACTCCCCCTACATGTCTCTTTACTCACAGGGTATGTCCGTCCGGAACCCGAACAGAACCAGGCCCCATCAAAACAAGGACTCGATCGCTTCCCGATCGCGCAGAGGGCCTTGCGGCGTCACTTCAAGCGTTTCGACGCGTTCCGCGGCTTCCCGCTCGAGAGAAGAAAGCCAGTCCCAGTAATGTTCGAACCGCTCCACCACGCGCAAATTCGGATTGGTGCTCGGCGATTTCGGCACGAAAAGTGTGCAGCAGTCCTCATACGGCCGGATGGAAATGGAATACGTCCCGATTTTCTCGGCCAGCCGGACGATGTCGGTCTTGTCCGTCGCGATCAGCGGTCGAATCACCGGTAAGTCGGCGACTTTGCCGATGACGTGCAGACTGGCGAGTGTTTGGCTGGCGACCTGTCCGAGACTTTCTCCGGTCACGATGCCCCGCGCTCCCCGCAGGCCGGCGATCGTCTGGGCGATGCGGAACATCGAACGGCGCATCATCGTAATCAGCAAATGTTCGGGGCAAGCCGACTTCAGCCGGAGCTGGATGTCCGTAAACGAAACGAGATGCAGCGTCATTTGACCGCAATAACGCGCCAATACCGCCGCGAGATCGATCACTTTTTGCCGGGCGCGGTCGCTCGTATACGGCATGCTGTGGAAATGGACCGCCTCGATCGCCAGCCCTCTTCGCATGGCCAGCCATCCGGCGACTGGGCTGTCGATGCCGCCGGACAATAAAAGAACCGCCTTTCCGTTCGTCCCGACCGGGAAGCCGCCGAGGCCGGGAATCGTATCGGAATAGACGAACGCCTCCGTATCGCGGATTTCAACGGACACTTCGATGTCCGGCCGATGCAGGTCCACTTTCAGATGCGGACGGCGCTCCAGCACGCGGCTGCCCAGCATCGGGTTCAATTCGCGAGTCGTGTACGGAAAACGTTTGTTCGCCCGACGGACCGAAATTTTGAACGTACGCGGTTCGGGACGTTTGGCGTCGATTGCGGACAGTACCGCATCCAAAATCGCGTCGAGCTCAAGCGGAACGCGAATGACGGGACTGAACGATACGAGTCCGAAGACGGTCCCCAGCGCTTCCCGAACGCCTTCGTAAGGTTCGCCGTTCAGGCGGACGTACAGTCTGCCGTAATCTTTTTCCACCACGGCGTTCGGAAATGCGGCGATCGCCCGTTTAACCTCGCGAACGGCCTGGTCCTCAAACCAGGCGCGGTTTCGTCCTTTTAATGTCAATTCGCCGAAACGCAACAACACGTCCTGAACGTCCATGCCTCGAAACTCCCTTTTCTTCCGCAGCGCTCGTCAGACTTTCATACGAACAACCCGTTCCAACGCGCGGCTCAGCCGCTCGACAAGCAGATCGACGTCGTCCTCGGCATGCTCGGCCGACAGGCTGATGCGCAGTCCCGACATCGAAATCACGCCACCTCTGCCCATGGCTTCTAAAACCCGGCTCGGCTTGTCTTTCCGCGAAGAGCAGGCGGACTGCGTCGAAATGTAAATCCCGTCTGCTTCCAACTCGTGCACGATCGTCTCGGCCTTCACGCCCGGCACCGACAGGTGCACGATGTGCGGAGCCGCCTCCGGCGCGTCCTCGGGGCCGTTCAGCGTCACTCCGGGCAGCTCGCGCAGACGGTTCCGCAAACGCCGGCGGAGCGCGTACATGCGCTCGGCGTCCTGCTTTTGGCGCTCCGCAGCAAGACGGGCTGCTTTCGCCATGGCGACGACGCCGGCGACATGTTCGGTTCCGGAGCGCAACCCCATCTCCTGGCCGCCGCCGGACAACAGCGGCATCAACTCCACGGCGCCGCGTTTGTACAAAAAACCGGCCCCTTTCGGGCCACGAAATTTGTGCGCGGAGAAACTCATCAGATCGACGCCCCAGCCGCGCGGATCAATCGGCAATCTGCCGAAACTCTGAACGGCGTCGACGTGAAACAGCGTTTTCGGTCTAGATGCGAGCAAACGCCCGATTTCCGCGATCGGCTGCACGCTGCCGACCTCGTTGTTGACGTGCATGACGCTGACGAGAATCGTATCATCGCGCAAGGCGCGCTCCACGTCGCCGACGCGCACGATACCCTTGTGGTCGACCGGCAGATACGTCACTTCATATCCGAACGACTCCAGCTGCCGGAATGCCTCGAATACGGAAGGATGCTCGATCGCCGTCGTCACCAGGTGGCGTCCGCGCTCTGCGTAGCGAAAGGCGGCGCCCTTGATCGCAAGGTTGTTGCTCTCCGTACCGCCGGACGTAAACACAATCTCGTCCGCATCGACGCCGATCACGGAAGCGATCGTTTCGCGGGCGCGACGGACGAGTGACTCCGCTTCGGCGCCCAGCCGGTGCAAAGACGACGGATTGCCGACGTAGGACCGCATCACTTCGGCATAAACGGCAACGACCTCCTCCCTCGGAGGCGTCGTGGCGGCGTGATCGAAATAAAGCTCCCGCATCGCAACTGCTCCCCTTCAAGCACTTCAAACCGATGCGAACGCGGCCCGCCAAACTTTCTGCACGTATTCGATCGTCTCCTGCGGCAAAAGGTGAGCGCGCGCGGCCAAATCCGCAGCGGTCCGAACGCCAGCGCGGTCGATCCGTCCCGGCCCGGCGTTGTACGCCGCCAGAGCGACGGCTACATCGCCGCCGTAACGGCGGATCAGCTGGGACAAATACTTCGCCCCGCCCATTACGTTGGCCGCAGGATCGAACGGATCGGACACGCCCATCGCCCTTGCCGTAGCGTCGGTCAGCTGCATGAGTCCTTTGGCGCCCTTCGGAGAAACGGCGTCGGGCCGGAAACCGGATTCGACCTCGACGACGGCAGCCAACAGGCGCGGGTCGAGGCCGTATTGCCGCGCCGCACGGTCGAGAAGCGCCCGATATTCGTCGGGCACCGACGCCGGCACGTCAGCATCCGGAGCGGCTTTTTGCACATCGCCGGGTTCAACTCCCTCCGGGGGCGCAAACGGCAGGTGGACGGCGAAAGCGGTAACGGACGGCCGCAGCACCGATGCAACGGAATTGGTGGAAAAAGACGCCGTTTCCAATAACGCTTGAAAAACGCCTTCACCCGCCGCCGGACTTTTCCCGCTTCGGCTTTCATCCAGCAATGTCGCCCACAAATGCCATACAAGCCATTGTTCCAGACGACTCGTCACCACGCGCATCGCGTTCAACCTCAGCATCTATTGTAACACGGGATTCGTCGCCCGAACAAAGGGGCCCGTATTCGAATCGGGCCCCCGTCGTCATACGATCGAAGCCAAAAACGCCGTGAAACCGATCGCTGCCGACCAGACGCCGATCGCCCGCTGTCCCAGGAAAAAGGCGATCATTCCCGCCACGGCCGCCGCGGGTCCGAACGCCGCCCCGAAAAAAAACAACGACAAAACCGCCAGCGCGAGCGCCGTCCATCCGATCCAGCGCGCTTCGGCGTCGCTTACGGACAATTTTTCCGCGCCGCCGTTCATTCGTACGGTTTCCTCCGAAACGTGCGGCAGCACGTCTGCGACGACGTCTGCGCGGCGTCCTCGTAAACGACTCGATACGTGTCGCCCGCGAATTCGACGTCCTCTTTCCGGTTCGCGTGGCGGTCCGTCGTAATCAGGATCGCGTCCGCCCCGCAGTCGTCGCCTTCTTTCCAATACACACAATTGGATACGCTGCATTTGACCGTCGGCACGGCGGCCGTCACCTCCCCAGACCTAGCATGGTCCGGGAAGAAACTCGAGATGCGCTCGGCCCGCCGCCAATTCGTTCAGACGCGTTCGCCTCTCAACCTTTTTTGGTGAATGTATTCGGTTTCATAATAAGACAATTCCTCGCGGAGCGGTTCAAAAATGCCGGCCAGCGCCACCGTCAAATCGCGCACTTCCCGGCACGGCTTTTTGCGGAATTTGATCGAATCCTGACCGGAATAGGCATATCGCGCGTCTTCGGAATAACACTCGTGCTGCGGATAAAAAAACCGGTTGACGCATTGATGATAAACGTCGTAAAGCGCGCGTTCCGCCTGGTCCGCGTTGAACTGCGGCCGCCGGAGCGCCTGTCCGAGTTTTTCGTACACGACTTCGCTGAAGACGAGCAAATGCCGCATGTCGGACAGATAGCCGCGGTAAAATTCGTCCATGGCGGGGTCGTTGCCGGGGTTCAGCCGAGGAAGCGAAAAATCGTTCAGAAATGTTTCCAGCAGGGAAACGGCTTCTTTCAATTTCGCGCGCGACGATTCGCACAACGCCTTGATCTCTTCCGCCGTTTTTTGCACGACGAACAACCTCCTTCATGTACCATCGTACCTGAAAAACGCGCATAAGAAAAGTTTCCGACGACCATCCTAACGCCCGGATAAACGGAAAGCGGGGAGAGTCCGCCATGAACCGGCGACAAAAAACGATCGTGCCCGTCGTCGCGGCGATTTGCGCGGCGGCGGTCGGTTTCGTCTGGACGGCAACGCGCCCGAACGTCCGGACCGCGTCGGAAACGGAACAACGAGCCCTCCGCATGGCGCAGGTCGCCGAAGACGTCCGACTTACCGGCGAACTGTGCCGTGAACAATGCCGCCGGCACGTCCGCCAGGCGGCGGAAGAAGCCAGCTCTTCCCCGGAACCTATCAAGACCTTACAAGAATGGCATATCCGTCGCGACGATCTGCCCTTGCTCCTCTGGGTACCGGAAACCGGCGGCGAAAACGTCCGCATCGGCGAACTGGACGGACGTCTGGCCGACGTCGTCGCGCCGCTTCTGGACGAAGCCGGTCAGGCTTTGCGGCAAGGCCGGCCGTACGCGTCGCCGACGGTGTTCGACCGAAACGGCGATTCCTATTTCGTGCTTGCGGAACCGTCGGGACGACGGGGCGGCGGCCTGATCGCCGTTTCGCGCCAAAAGATTATGTCTGAAATTTACAGACGCCAGCTTCGCCATCTCCGGCTCGACCCGCCGCCGGCACCCGGCGACCGCCGCTGGAAACCGCAAGGTTCCCGGCCGGACAGTCATTACAAAACCGACGAACTCGTCGTCAAATTCCGCCGTACGCCGTCGGCGACCGATCTCAACCGATTCCGCCTGGAGGCCGGGGCACAGGTCGTCCATCAAACCGGCCGAATTTTCGTCTTCCGCTCGGACCGGCTCGGCGCCGAAAAGCTGCGGGACTATTTCTTGAAAACCGAAATCGAATACGCGGAACCGCATTATCTGTACGAAACGAACGAAGTGGTCCCCAACGACAGCCTTTATCTCCGCTATCAGTGGAACCTGCCGCAAATCGCGGCGGACCGCGGTTGGGACATCTCGAAAGGCTCCGACGACGTCCTCGTCGCCGTGGTCGACACCGGCGTCGACCGCGACCACCCCGACCTGAACGGACGCATCAGACCGGGGCGAAACACGATTCGGCCGGACGCCCCGCCGCTCGACGACGTCGGCCACGGCACTCACGTGGCGGGCATCATATCCGCCATCGTCAACAACGCTACGGGCATCGCCGGCATGTCGTGGAACAACCCGATCCTGCCGGTCAAGGCGCTCGACGACACGGGAGCAGGCAGCACGCTTTCCGTGGCCCAAGGAATCATCTGGGCGACCGACCAAGGCGCGAAAGTCATCAATCTAAGCCTCGGCAATTACGCCGACTCGGACTTTCTGCACGACGCCGTGCGTTACGCCTACGAACGCGACGTCGTACTCGTCGCGGCAGTGGGAAACGACAATACGGACAAGCCGGGCTATCCCGCGGCTTATCCGGAAGTGCTCGCCGTCGGTGCGACCGGACCGAACCGGAAAAAAGCCGCCTTTTCCAATTACGGCGACTATCTCGACGTCGTCGCGCCGGGCATCGGCATCGCCAGCACGTATCCGAACGGACGATACGCCGCGATGTCCGGCACGTCGATGGCGAGTCCGCACGTCGCCGCGCTCGCCGCGCTCATCCGCTCCGTCAACCCGCGGCTGACGAACGCCGAAGTGTACGACATCATCCGGCGGACGGCGGACGATCTCGGCCCGAAAGGGCGCGACCCGTACTTCGGTTACGGTGAAATCAACGCACAAAAGGCCCTGGAAGAAGCGGTCGGCCGGACAGCCGCCCCGCCCGCATCCTGGGCCGAATGGTTCGCCCGTTGGCTGGAACGTTTGACGCAAATCTTCTGACCGGGTAGCGGAAAGTTTGCCGTAAGCCGGGTTCTGTTCTTCCGGCGCCTCCCGGCCGACGCCGGAAGCGACAATCATCTATCTAGCCCCGCCGTTGCCGGCGGGGTCAAGCGACCAACCCGGA
The window above is part of the Candidatus Reconcilbacillus cellulovorans genome. Proteins encoded here:
- a CDS encoding tRNA 4-thiouridine(8) synthase ThiI, with amino-acid sequence MDVQDVLLRFGELTLKGRNRAWFEDQAVREVKRAIAAFPNAVVEKDYGRLYVRLNGEPYEGVREALGTVFGLVSFSPVIRVPLELDAILDAVLSAIDAKRPEPRTFKISVRRANKRFPYTTRELNPMLGSRVLERRPHLKVDLHRPDIEVSVEIRDTEAFVYSDTIPGLGGFPVGTNGKAVLLLSGGIDSPVAGWLAMRRGLAIEAVHFHSMPYTSDRARQKVIDLAAVLARYCGQMTLHLVSFTDIQLRLKSACPEHLLITMMRRSMFRIAQTIAGLRGARGIVTGESLGQVASQTLASLHVIGKVADLPVIRPLIATDKTDIVRLAEKIGTYSISIRPYEDCCTLFVPKSPSTNPNLRVVERFEHYWDWLSSLEREAAERVETLEVTPQGPLRDREAIESLF
- a CDS encoding cysteine desulfurase NifS; translation: MRELYFDHAATTPPREEVVAVYAEVMRSYVGNPSSLHRLGAEAESLVRRARETIASVIGVDADEIVFTSGGTESNNLAIKGAAFRYAERGRHLVTTAIEHPSVFEAFRQLESFGYEVTYLPVDHKGIVRVGDVERALRDDTILVSVMHVNNEVGSVQPIAEIGRLLASRPKTLFHVDAVQSFGRLPIDPRGWGVDLMSFSAHKFRGPKGAGFLYKRGAVELMPLLSGGGQEMGLRSGTEHVAGVVAMAKAARLAAERQKQDAERMYALRRRLRNRLRELPGVTLNGPEDAPEAAPHIVHLSVPGVKAETIVHELEADGIYISTQSACSSRKDKPSRVLEAMGRGGVISMSGLRISLSAEHAEDDVDLLVERLSRALERVVRMKV